In the genome of Monodelphis domestica isolate mMonDom1 chromosome 2, mMonDom1.pri, whole genome shotgun sequence, one region contains:
- the TAPBP gene encoding tapasin, which produces MKPLCLLLALGILAVRWSDARPGPSKLECWFVEEQGGGGGMLRGVTKRPAMLLLRQGPGEPPPRPDLDPSLYLKVYDPAGSLGDALQGSPAPSCELNHYVPSPAASDWAAGLTPEPHSPRSLDGAWLVVSLTSPQFRLSSLLQLSQSQPVPSPVTLATAVLTVLTRSPATVVRPTKKATLDLSFTYWPPNSGRAPSSLGPPPFGLEWRRQHRGTGQLLLAVTPGLGSQALGSPEGAVAFATWDEEGVEGPWNGNGTLLLPAVQLSQEGTYLATVHLPHLQAQVALELKVQKPPKVTLSPSPIVWAYPGQAPPELLCLISHFYPPEELNVTWEFHSSIGERSKVAGGQAWCSSYRYHPDGMVSISAYLRPPSVKVEQHGSHYVCRVHHPSLQAKSISAQVSLEVAGVSGPSLEDGVGLFLSAFLLLGLIKGIGWIVASLTLSMETKDKKSQ; this is translated from the exons ATGAAGCCACTGTGCCTGCTCCTCGCCTTGG GCATACTGGCAGTGAGATGGTCCGATGCTCGCCCGGGGCCCTCGAAGTTGGAGTGCTGGTTTGTCGAAGAGCAGGGTGGTGGTGGGGGCATGCTTCGGGGAGTGACCAAGCGACCTGCCATGCTGCTGCTGAGACAGGGGCCTGGGGAGCCACCACCTAGACCTGACCTTGATCCTTCACTCTACCTGAAAGTGTATG ATCCTGCTGGCTCTCTTGGAGATGCCCTTCAGGGGTCACCAGCCCCAAGCTGTGAGTTGAACCACTATGTCCCCAGCCCTGCAGCTTCGGACTGGGCAGCTGGTCTGACCCCTGAGCCTCATTCTCCTCGGTCCTTGGATGGGGCTTGGCTAGTGGTCAGCTTAACTAGCCCCCAATTTCGACTCTCCAGTCTCCTGCAGCTGTCTCAGTCCCAGCCTGTTCCCTCCCCAGTTACCCTAGcaacag CTGTGCTGACAGTCCTCACCCGCTCTCCTGCCACTGTGGTGCGGCCCACTAAGAAGGCTACTTTGGACTTGAGCTTTACTTATTGGCCTCCCAATTCCGGTAGGGCCCCTTCTTCCTTGGGCCCCCCTCCTTTTGGGCTGGAGTGGCGGCGACAACATCGAGGGACTGGACAGCTGCTCTTGGCCGTGACTCCAGGACTGGGTAGCCAGGCTCTGGGATCTCCGGAGGGGGCAGTGGCATTTGCAACCTGGGATGAGGAGGGAGTGGAGGGCCCATGGAATGGGAATGGAACCCTGCTGCTGCCTGCTGTGCAGCTGAGCCAGGAGGGTACTTACTTGGCTACAGTCCACCTTCCTCACCTGCAGGCCCAAGTCGCCCTGGAGCTTAAAGTACAGA AGCCCCCAAAAGTGACCCTTAGCCCATCACCTATAGTCTGGGCATACCCAGGCCAAGCTCCCCCAGAGCTTCTCTGCCTTATTTCCCATTTCTACCCCCCGGAGGAGCTAAACGTGACCTGGGAGTTTCATAGTAGTATAGGAGAAAGGAGCAAGGTGGCAGGTGGCCAAGCTTGGTGCTCTAGCTATCGATACCACCCTGATGGCATGGTCAGCATCTCTGCATACCTTCGCCCACCCTCGGTAAAAGTGGAGCAGCATGGATCCCACTATGTCTGCCGGGTTCACCACCCCAGTCTGCAGGCCAAATCGATCAGTGCCCAGGTGTCTCTGGAAGTGGCAG GAGTCTCTGGGCCTTCCTTGGAAGATGGAGTAGGGTTATTCCTCTCAGCATTTCTCCTTCTTGGGTTGATCAAAGGAATTGGCTGGATTG TGGCCTCCCTGACTCTTTCCATGGAAACAAAGGACAAG AAATCACAATGA